The following nucleotide sequence is from Gloeocapsa sp. PCC 7428.
TCTAAAACTGTATCAAGATCTTGATGGGCAAGGTTGGGTAAGTTTACTAGGTGGAGAACTTGGATTAATTGCGAGTCTGAAATTTCTGCGGTAATGTGCGGGTAAAGTAGCTGTTGGCGAAGTGAACCAGCCAGCAAATAGGGACGCTGTGGCAAGAATAATAAGTCTGAACGTGGAGGTCGGGCAATAGTCCCGCTTCCGTACTGCCATAGACCTGCGATCGCCCGTAAAAGCGATGTTTTACCTACTCCACTCGCACCGACAATAAGTAATGATTCTCCTGGTGCTACTGTCAGCGAAAGGTTATGTAATAGTAGTTTATTGGTGTCTGGAGTGATTAATGTAAGATGCTTGATTGTGATGTCTGTGCTGATTGTTGTCTCGATTGAGGTTGTGGTGTTTTGATGCTCGATCTGAGTCATTGTTGCTTTCAATTCAGATAAACGTTTGATTCCTGCGGCAAAAGCACTAAGTTTATCGAATTGCATAATAATAATTCCAAAAATTGCTCCTAGTCGCTCAAAAGCTACTTGTGATTGCGTGACACTACCGACTTCTAATTCGCCAGTAAAGATGCGTGGTGCTAGAAGAGCGAATGGTAATAAAAATGTAAGATACTGATAACCATTTTGAAATACCATTAACCCAAACTGCGCGCGAATCAAATGATTAAAATTTAGAAATACTGCCCGAAAACGCTGCTGAAGATGGTTTTGCTCTTGCGTTTCACCGTGATAAAATGCGATCGCTTCTGCATTTTCTCGTATCCGCAACAAACCATAACGAAAATCGGCTTCGCGTTTGAGTTGTTCAAAATTAAGTGGAACTAATACTCTGGCAAATACAACACTAGTGAATACTGTTCCTATTAAGCCATAGCTAATTAAAATCACCATAAGTAGGGGTGAAATTGACCACAATATCCCTGCGAATCCAACGGTTTGTAAACTAGAGTCTACAATTATAAGGAAAAATACGAGTGATTGTTGGGTAAAATTATTAATGTCTTCGCTCAGGCGTTGATCTGGGTTATCAATTGCTGGAAAATAAATCAGATGATAGAAATTTTGATAGGCAAAATATTGATTTAAAAAACGGTAAGTTAACCACCTTCGCCAGTACAGGGCTAGTTTTGCCTGAATGTAGCTTTTGAGTGCCAAACTAGGTACTGTTACTATCACTGTTATTAAAAATAAGATTAGCGCTTGCCAAAATCGATCAAGATTGCCTGATACTAGTGCTGAAACAACTTCTCCGCGTTGTAATGTTTCTAGGACAACGATCCCGCTGGTACCCGCTGACAGTAATGTTAATAATATGAGAAGAGCGATCGCACCGTTTCTTTCACTTCCTATCCAATAGAGGCAAGCTACTTTCCAAAACCGCTGCCAAACTTGCCACTTAAACCAACGCATTATTTAAAACTTGGGGATTTTGGAACTTGAATGAACCACTGACAGAGGACGCAGGGACAAGGTAGTAGGGAGACAAGGAGAATCGTTGATAATGTTTTTGTCGATGAAGCAATGACCAATTACCTATTACCAATTTCCAATCCTCAATTTTATCTTTTCATCTTAATAACTGTATTTGCTAGTTGTTCTTGCAACCATTTGTTGAATAGTTCATCAATTAATCGTTGGCGCATTGCTTCATCAAGTTGGGCTGGAAATATTTGATCTACTCGTACAATTGTGAAGTAGTTATTGACTAAAATTGGCGCACAAGGTTGGTGGATTTGGTATTTTTTTAAAATTGGTGCGATAAATGAATGTTTTTCAATTTCTACACGGCTGATAACTTGGAATTGAATGTCTGGATACTGCTGCACAATCTCTTCAAATGATTGTCCATCGTCGCGAATTCGATAGTATAGTTCTTGGGCAAGTTCAGCATTTTGTGTCTGAAGTAGTGAGAA
It contains:
- a CDS encoding ABC transporter ATP-binding protein/permease, yielding MRWFKWQVWQRFWKVACLYWIGSERNGAIALLILLTLLSAGTSGIVVLETLQRGEVVSALVSGNLDRFWQALILFLITVIVTVPSLALKSYIQAKLALYWRRWLTYRFLNQYFAYQNFYHLIYFPAIDNPDQRLSEDINNFTQQSLVFFLIIVDSSLQTVGFAGILWSISPLLMVILISYGLIGTVFTSVVFARVLVPLNFEQLKREADFRYGLLRIRENAEAIAFYHGETQEQNHLQQRFRAVFLNFNHLIRAQFGLMVFQNGYQYLTFLLPFALLAPRIFTGELEVGSVTQSQVAFERLGAIFGIIIMQFDKLSAFAAGIKRLSELKATMTQIEHQNTTTSIETTISTDITIKHLTLITPDTNKLLLHNLSLTVAPGESLLIVGASGVGKTSLLRAIAGLWQYGSGTIARPPRSDLLFLPQRPYLLAGSLRQQLLYPHITAEISDSQLIQVLHLVNLPNLAHQDLDTVLDWSSILSGGEQQRLAFARLMLIQPKYALLDEATSALDAENEERIYQIIRKASFSVISVGHRPSLISYHQQVLQLTNESWKLIPAKDYFEEIIGQGDKENY